The proteins below are encoded in one region of Bremerella sp. P1:
- a CDS encoding ferritin-like domain-containing protein: MDQAVIDKLNEILKHEWTGVAQYSQAGFVVSGLWREVYSEMFLEAAKESFGHAKIIGQKISALGGVPTIERNQVKQTDDLYEMLTNGLEFESKAVQLYQEVLSMVDGKNRPLVVLLEEILLEEQEGVDEFTMILKDPTVAAQAKGGSASKAG, translated from the coding sequence ATGGATCAGGCCGTAATTGACAAGTTGAATGAAATTTTGAAGCACGAATGGACCGGAGTCGCTCAGTACTCGCAGGCCGGCTTCGTTGTCAGCGGACTGTGGCGCGAAGTTTACAGCGAAATGTTCCTGGAAGCCGCCAAGGAATCGTTTGGTCACGCCAAGATCATCGGCCAGAAGATTTCCGCTCTCGGCGGTGTTCCGACCATCGAGCGTAACCAGGTCAAGCAAACCGACGACCTGTACGAAATGCTGACCAACGGGTTGGAATTCGAATCGAAGGCCGTCCAGCTCTATCAGGAAGTCCTGTCGATGGTCGACGGTAAGAATCGCCCGCTGGTCGTTCTGCTGGAAGAAATCCTGCTGGAAGAACAGGAAGGCGTCGACGAATTCACGATGATCCTGAAGGACCCGACCGTCGCCGCGCAAGCCAAGGGTGGCAGTGCGTCAAAGGCTGGCTAG
- a CDS encoding tetratricopeptide repeat protein, with protein sequence MKSLVICLLGLWGTALLVGSSAAQDYKVGDKVVVTANASLQLSGEEVGSVSLGDVLQVKAINDKWLWVKEDEKGWLNQQYVVPLNRAAIEQFTKLVKENPKNAGVYIKRGNVWLNLNEIEPAIADFSEAIRLEPKMSLAYNNRGTALFNKGDHDRAIEDYSKAIELDPKEKLAYFNRGNVWLEKGEFDKALENYNEAIELDPKMSQAYCNRGIAWHSKGEYDKEIEDYNEAIRLEPKLSLAYVNRGYAWSDKREYDRAIKDYNESIRLDPNTADGYNELAWLLATCPSSEHRDGELAIRHATKACELTNWKNDSYIDTLSAAHATEGDFKKAIEYLDQAIELNPDTDPETRNAMRSAFNEGKPYLDEDS encoded by the coding sequence ATGAAGTCGCTCGTAATTTGCCTGCTCGGACTTTGGGGAACCGCACTACTTGTTGGGTCATCGGCCGCCCAGGACTACAAGGTCGGCGACAAAGTTGTCGTCACTGCCAATGCCTCGTTGCAGCTTTCGGGAGAAGAAGTCGGCAGCGTCTCACTTGGCGACGTCCTGCAAGTCAAAGCCATTAATGACAAGTGGCTGTGGGTGAAAGAGGATGAGAAGGGCTGGCTGAACCAGCAGTATGTCGTCCCGCTGAATCGCGCCGCGATCGAACAATTCACGAAATTGGTTAAAGAGAATCCGAAAAACGCAGGGGTTTACATTAAGCGAGGGAACGTTTGGCTCAACCTGAATGAAATCGAGCCTGCCATCGCCGACTTCAGCGAGGCTATCCGCCTGGAACCCAAAATGAGCCTGGCCTACAACAACCGGGGAACAGCCTTGTTCAACAAAGGGGATCACGACCGGGCAATTGAAGACTACAGCAAAGCCATCGAACTCGATCCCAAAGAGAAACTCGCCTATTTTAACCGGGGCAATGTTTGGCTCGAAAAAGGGGAGTTCGATAAGGCACTCGAGAATTACAACGAGGCCATTGAATTGGACCCGAAAATGAGCCAAGCCTACTGCAACCGCGGGATAGCATGGCACAGCAAAGGCGAATACGACAAGGAAATCGAAGATTACAACGAGGCCATCCGCCTTGAGCCGAAACTGAGCCTGGCCTACGTCAACCGAGGCTATGCCTGGAGCGACAAACGCGAGTACGATCGGGCAATCAAGGATTACAACGAGAGTATTCGCCTCGATCCCAATACAGCGGACGGCTACAACGAACTTGCTTGGCTCTTGGCAACCTGCCCCAGTTCCGAGCATCGCGATGGCGAGTTGGCCATCCGCCACGCGACGAAGGCCTGTGAATTGACGAACTGGAAAAACGATTCCTACATCGATACTCTTAGCGCTGCGCATGCCACTGAAGGCGATTTCAAAAAGGCGATCGAGTACCTGGACCAGGCAATCGAACTCAACCCTGATACCGATCCAGAGACTCGCAATGCCATGCGATCCGCATTTAACGAGGGGAAACCTTATTTAGATGAAGATTCCTAA
- the fabF gene encoding beta-ketoacyl-ACP synthase II, with protein MKRRVVVTGMGIVSSLSCQLDQFWSKLIAGETGIHEIKILDHSRFKVKFAADVHDWAPDEYIDSKEQKRLDRFSQFGMVAGIDAVTQSGLDFSQEDSYRCGVILGSGVGGIATIEEQTEKLLTKGADRVSPMTIPRLMLNAAGGNISIRYGMRGPNYTVATACASATNALGDALKAIQYDEADVMISGGTEAGITPMGISAFSNMKALSFRNDAPEKASRPFDLDRDGFVMAEGAGVVVLEELEHAKARGANILAELVGFGCSGDGGHITSPDPEGRGAARAMQNALNDAQLAPEKIDYINAHGTSTPPGDKAETIAIKTVYGDHAYKLAVSSTKSSLGHSLGASGGIELIACIKAIREGIIPPTINLDKPDPACDLDYTPNEAKDRKVSYAMSNSFGFGGHNACVIAKEYAE; from the coding sequence ATGAAGCGTCGCGTTGTCGTTACCGGAATGGGGATTGTCTCCTCGCTGAGCTGCCAACTGGATCAGTTTTGGTCGAAGTTGATCGCAGGCGAGACTGGTATCCACGAAATCAAAATCCTGGATCATTCCCGGTTCAAGGTGAAGTTCGCCGCCGACGTTCATGACTGGGCACCGGACGAGTACATCGACTCGAAAGAACAGAAACGTCTGGACCGTTTCTCTCAATTTGGAATGGTCGCGGGAATCGACGCCGTCACTCAGTCCGGCCTCGATTTCTCGCAAGAAGATTCCTACCGCTGCGGCGTGATTCTGGGATCTGGCGTGGGCGGCATCGCCACCATCGAAGAGCAAACCGAGAAGCTCCTGACCAAAGGTGCTGATCGCGTCTCGCCGATGACGATTCCTCGCCTGATGCTCAATGCCGCGGGTGGTAACATTTCCATCCGCTACGGAATGCGTGGTCCCAACTACACCGTGGCCACCGCATGTGCCAGTGCAACCAACGCCTTGGGCGACGCACTGAAAGCGATTCAATACGACGAAGCGGACGTCATGATTTCCGGTGGTACCGAAGCGGGTATCACGCCAATGGGAATCAGCGCCTTCTCGAACATGAAGGCCCTCTCGTTCCGCAACGACGCCCCGGAAAAGGCCAGCCGCCCATTTGATCTCGATCGTGACGGTTTCGTCATGGCCGAAGGTGCAGGCGTTGTGGTTCTGGAAGAACTCGAACACGCCAAGGCTCGCGGCGCGAACATCCTGGCCGAACTGGTCGGCTTTGGCTGCAGCGGTGACGGCGGTCACATCACCTCACCGGATCCAGAAGGCCGCGGGGCTGCTCGAGCAATGCAAAATGCATTGAATGATGCCCAGCTCGCACCTGAAAAGATCGACTACATCAACGCTCACGGTACAAGCACGCCCCCAGGCGATAAGGCCGAAACAATCGCTATCAAGACAGTCTATGGCGACCACGCCTATAAACTGGCGGTCTCCAGCACGAAGAGCTCGCTGGGTCACTCGCTGGGTGCCAGTGGCGGTATCGAGCTGATCGCGTGCATCAAGGCCATCCGGGAAGGCATCATTCCGCCGACCATTAACCTGGATAAGCCAGACCCTGCTTGTGATCTCGATTACACGCCAAACGAAGCCAAGGACCGCAAGGTCAGCTATGCAATGAGCAACAGCTTCGGTTTCGGTGGGCACAACGCGTGTGTCATCGCTAAAGAGTACGCCGAGTAA
- a CDS encoding beta-ketoacyl-[acyl-carrier-protein] synthase family protein: MQSRRVVITGMGQISPLGMDLDTFAAALEAGTSGIRKIESLPADALPSPYAGEALDFTGNIADFGEVDKNQTRSIRKNLKVMCREIQMGVAAAQRSLQNSGLAAGSYDPERSGVIFGSDYMMTIPEEFDKATAACVNDSNEFEFEQWAEKGLPEVTPLWLLKYLPNMPASHVAIFNDMRGPNNSITLREASAGAALGEAMMTIARGHADLIIAGSTGTRVHETRTCHSYLQDPIAKGTDESAGKCLPFDLNRKGMIIGEGAGALVLESLEHAEARGAKILGEVIGQSICTGWNADRTPDRATAIHNAMSVACSDAGIKPGDIQHINAHGLGSQQSDWDEAAGLTRFLGDKAQEVPVVAMKSYFGNLGAGCGVIEVIGSLLSQQKKSLPGTLGYSTPDPKCQLKLSAEPQEITSNGVFVSLNFSPQGQASAIAIRGV; encoded by the coding sequence ATGCAATCGAGACGAGTCGTCATTACTGGTATGGGTCAGATCAGCCCCCTAGGGATGGATCTGGACACCTTCGCTGCAGCTTTGGAAGCGGGCACCTCCGGGATCCGCAAGATCGAGAGCTTGCCAGCCGATGCGCTACCTTCGCCCTATGCCGGCGAAGCACTCGACTTCACGGGTAACATCGCCGACTTTGGTGAGGTCGACAAAAACCAGACGCGATCGATCCGTAAAAACCTGAAGGTCATGTGCCGCGAGATCCAGATGGGTGTCGCCGCCGCACAACGTTCTTTGCAGAATAGCGGCTTGGCAGCGGGCTCCTACGATCCAGAACGATCGGGTGTCATCTTTGGTTCCGACTACATGATGACCATCCCGGAAGAGTTCGACAAAGCAACCGCTGCCTGCGTCAACGACTCGAATGAATTCGAGTTCGAGCAGTGGGCCGAGAAAGGCCTGCCGGAAGTCACGCCGCTGTGGCTGCTCAAATACCTACCCAACATGCCGGCCAGCCATGTCGCTATTTTCAACGACATGCGTGGCCCGAATAACTCGATCACGCTGCGGGAAGCCTCGGCTGGAGCGGCCCTGGGCGAAGCGATGATGACCATCGCTCGCGGACATGCCGACTTGATTATCGCCGGTTCCACCGGAACCCGCGTGCACGAAACCCGTACTTGCCATTCGTACCTGCAAGATCCGATTGCTAAAGGGACCGACGAATCGGCCGGCAAATGCCTCCCGTTTGATCTGAATCGCAAGGGAATGATCATCGGTGAAGGGGCTGGGGCTCTTGTCCTTGAGTCGCTGGAACACGCCGAGGCACGCGGAGCCAAGATTCTGGGTGAAGTTATCGGCCAATCGATTTGCACCGGCTGGAATGCCGATCGAACGCCTGACCGTGCCACCGCGATCCACAACGCCATGTCGGTCGCTTGCAGCGATGCGGGCATCAAGCCTGGGGATATTCAGCACATCAACGCCCACGGCCTGGGTAGCCAACAATCAGACTGGGATGAAGCCGCAGGGCTCACGCGGTTCCTGGGCGACAAAGCCCAAGAGGTCCCTGTTGTTGCCATGAAAAGCTACTTTGGTAACCTCGGGGCCGGTTGTGGCGTCATAGAAGTGATTGGTAGTCTGCTCTCCCAGCAGAAAAAGTCCCTACCCGGCACCCTGGGATACTCGACCCCAGACCCCAAATGCCAACTCAAGCTATCGGCAGAGCCCCAAGAGATCACCTCGAATGGGGTATTCGTGAGTCTGAATTTCAGCCCTCAAGGGCAGGCTTCAGCAATCGCGATTCGCGGAGTTTGA
- a CDS encoding c-type cytochrome domain-containing protein — MRLLFSLILLVVSAPMLHAEQPVSDAELRASIQKALPLVEKATKVAFQERACYTCHNGGVTTVAIEAARLHGFEVDRQIVLDQMERAQTNLTRAIRRVGVGGRTPGQADGIGWQLMTLSAGDWPADEATSLAVEHLVLVDHESDHWAWRGRPRPPTVASPFTTTWAVVRGILDYTTPDTELGVAVRVTEARDWLIKTPSRDTEESVSKLRTLKLVEAEESIMRDEAEKLLDWQQDDGGWAQLPEQPSDAYATSTALIALLESEQLDREAPALQAGLRFLLDTQLEDGSWHVKKRAPFVQPHFETSFPHDKDQFISAVATAWSVYAMAQLLPGVAERATDQEKSLAMKSEDTKQAELEFTPEQLAFFTDKVEPILQRKCYRCHTNTKEPKGDLALNTREEILIGGYGGPGAVPGKPDESMVFKSLNAPPDSLVPQMPPRGGKLPQEEIELIKKWIEMGVPHSK; from the coding sequence ATGCGACTCCTCTTCTCTCTCATCTTGCTTGTTGTTTCTGCTCCGATGCTTCATGCCGAGCAGCCTGTCTCCGATGCTGAGCTCCGTGCTTCGATTCAGAAAGCGTTGCCGCTGGTGGAAAAGGCCACGAAGGTCGCTTTCCAGGAGCGGGCTTGTTACACGTGCCACAATGGGGGCGTTACCACGGTAGCGATCGAGGCCGCGCGGCTGCATGGGTTTGAAGTCGACCGGCAGATCGTGCTCGATCAGATGGAGCGGGCCCAGACGAATCTCACGCGGGCCATTCGGCGAGTAGGGGTTGGCGGGCGGACGCCGGGTCAGGCCGACGGCATTGGCTGGCAGTTGATGACGCTGTCGGCTGGTGATTGGCCGGCTGATGAAGCGACGAGCCTCGCTGTCGAGCACTTGGTGCTGGTTGACCATGAAAGTGATCATTGGGCCTGGAGGGGACGTCCTCGTCCACCAACGGTTGCTAGTCCCTTCACCACCACGTGGGCGGTTGTCCGCGGTATTCTCGATTACACCACGCCAGATACGGAACTAGGTGTTGCCGTCCGCGTGACCGAAGCGAGAGACTGGCTCATCAAGACACCTAGCCGCGATACCGAAGAAAGTGTGTCGAAGCTGCGTACGCTGAAGCTGGTTGAAGCCGAAGAGTCGATCATGCGTGATGAAGCCGAGAAGTTGCTGGATTGGCAGCAGGATGATGGCGGTTGGGCGCAGCTTCCCGAGCAGCCAAGCGATGCCTATGCCACCAGTACCGCGCTGATTGCTTTGCTTGAATCGGAACAACTTGACCGCGAGGCCCCTGCCCTGCAGGCCGGGCTGCGGTTTCTGTTGGACACGCAGCTGGAAGATGGATCGTGGCACGTGAAGAAGCGGGCCCCATTCGTTCAGCCCCACTTCGAGACCTCGTTTCCACACGACAAAGATCAGTTCATCTCAGCCGTTGCGACTGCCTGGTCCGTCTATGCTATGGCCCAGTTACTGCCAGGTGTTGCTGAGCGAGCGACCGATCAAGAAAAATCGCTAGCGATGAAGAGCGAGGATACGAAACAGGCCGAGCTTGAGTTCACGCCTGAGCAGCTCGCCTTCTTTACTGACAAAGTGGAGCCCATCCTGCAGCGGAAATGTTATCGCTGTCATACAAATACGAAAGAGCCGAAGGGAGATCTCGCGCTAAACACTCGTGAGGAGATCCTAATCGGTGGTTATGGAGGCCCAGGTGCGGTGCCAGGGAAACCAGACGAGAGCATGGTCTTCAAGTCGCTCAACGCACCGCCGGATTCACTCGTTCCACAAATGCCTCCGCGTGGCGGCAAGCTTCCGCAAGAGGAAATCGAGTTGATCAAGAAGTGGATCGAAATGGGTGTGCCTCATAGCAAGTAA
- the acpP gene encoding acyl carrier protein translates to MPQNGGHVVSVEERVIEIVASQLGVDKEKVSRDSSFVNDLGADSLDMVELVMELEEEFDIDIPEDSADKIETVGQAIDYLEEAKNS, encoded by the coding sequence TTGCCCCAAAACGGAGGACACGTCGTGTCGGTTGAAGAGCGTGTAATTGAGATCGTTGCTAGCCAACTGGGTGTTGATAAAGAAAAGGTTTCCCGCGACAGTTCGTTCGTGAACGATCTGGGTGCCGACTCGCTGGACATGGTCGAGCTGGTCATGGAACTGGAAGAAGAATTTGATATCGACATTCCAGAAGATTCTGCGGATAAGATTGAAACGGTCGGTCAAGCGATCGATTACTTGGAAGAAGCCAAGAACTCCTAA
- the fabD gene encoding ACP S-malonyltransferase, with translation MSKIAFLFPGQGAQTVGMGKSLYESLPAAKEYFDRANEILGYNLAEVCFEGPSEKLDSTVHSQPALFVTSIAALAKLRDESPDVLLSAEATAGLSLGEYTAMVFAGVMEFEDALKVVQVRGEAMQAASDAVPSGMVSILGLEPDAVEKICDEARGDGILQIANLLCPGNIVVSGTNEACERAAEIADKSGAMKVIPLAVAGAFHTEIMRPAVDKLTAALANVTLKSPKIPVISNVDAQPHDNVEEIRSLLQQQVCSQVRWEQSMRYLLDQGFDEFYEIGAGKVLRGLMKRINRKVAFTGVEA, from the coding sequence ATGAGCAAGATCGCATTTCTATTCCCGGGACAAGGCGCGCAAACCGTTGGAATGGGGAAATCCCTCTACGAGTCGCTGCCGGCCGCGAAAGAATATTTCGACCGAGCCAACGAGATCCTCGGCTACAACTTGGCCGAGGTCTGCTTTGAAGGCCCCAGCGAGAAGCTCGACTCAACCGTTCATAGCCAGCCGGCCCTGTTCGTCACGAGCATTGCGGCCCTGGCCAAACTGCGTGACGAATCCCCAGACGTCCTTCTTTCTGCGGAAGCCACCGCTGGACTGAGCCTGGGTGAGTACACGGCCATGGTCTTCGCCGGCGTGATGGAGTTTGAAGACGCCCTGAAAGTCGTTCAGGTGCGAGGCGAAGCAATGCAAGCCGCCTCCGACGCCGTGCCTAGCGGCATGGTCAGCATCCTGGGACTCGAGCCAGACGCTGTCGAGAAGATCTGCGACGAAGCCCGCGGTGACGGCATTCTTCAAATCGCGAACCTGCTTTGTCCAGGCAACATTGTCGTCTCCGGTACCAACGAAGCCTGTGAGCGAGCTGCGGAAATCGCCGACAAAAGCGGTGCGATGAAGGTCATTCCTCTGGCCGTCGCCGGAGCGTTTCACACGGAAATCATGCGGCCTGCGGTCGACAAACTGACTGCGGCGCTGGCAAATGTCACGCTCAAGAGCCCTAAAATCCCGGTTATTTCCAACGTCGATGCTCAACCGCATGACAACGTGGAAGAGATTCGCTCGCTCCTGCAGCAACAAGTCTGCTCCCAGGTTCGCTGGGAACAGTCGATGCGTTACCTCTTAGATCAGGGCTTTGACGAGTTTTACGAAATCGGTGCGGGCAAGGTGCTTCGCGGCCTGATGAAGCGAATCAATCGCAAAGTTGCGTTCACCGGCGTAGAAGCCTGA
- the rpmF gene encoding 50S ribosomal protein L32 — protein MAVPKRKQSNSRTGMRRAHDGLKARELTLCPNCLHERRVRVAVPTHVVCPECGHYQGRNVMPSSEVAE, from the coding sequence ATGGCAGTACCAAAGAGAAAACAGTCGAATTCCCGTACCGGCATGCGTCGCGCTCACGATGGCCTGAAGGCCCGCGAGTTGACTCTCTGCCCTAATTGCTTGCACGAACGTCGTGTTCGCGTGGCCGTTCCGACCCACGTGGTGTGCCCCGAATGTGGTCACTACCAGGGCCGAAACGTTATGCCTTCAAGCGAAGTCGCCGAATAA
- a CDS encoding NAD(P)-dependent alcohol dehydrogenase: MYQTKAYAAETATSPLDSATIPRRDPTEKDVQIEILFCGVCHSDLHQVRNEWQSVMPTVYPVVPGHEIVGRVTKVGSGVTKLKPGDLAAVGCLVDSDGTCPECKADRENLCPSGVFTYNSPDKHGTAPVTYGGYSDSIVVNEHFALRVPENLDLAGTAPLLCAGITTYSPIKRYGVGPGMKVGIVGLGGLGHMGVKFAHAMGAHTVVFTRSPDKKEDALRLGADEVIISRNEDEMQKHAGSFNFILDTVSAPHDINALLGMLATDGNLTLVGASEQPMEVSGFSLLFGRRSLSGSIIGGIAETQEMLDYCGEKNITADVEVIPIQKVNEAYERLLKSDVKYRFCIDMESLKTA, from the coding sequence ATGTATCAGACCAAAGCCTATGCCGCCGAAACTGCGACATCTCCCCTCGATTCGGCCACGATTCCTCGTCGCGATCCGACTGAGAAGGACGTACAAATCGAAATCCTTTTCTGTGGCGTGTGTCACTCTGATTTGCACCAGGTTCGTAACGAATGGCAAAGTGTCATGCCTACCGTTTACCCTGTGGTGCCAGGTCACGAGATCGTGGGCCGTGTTACCAAGGTCGGTTCCGGCGTTACCAAGCTGAAGCCAGGCGACTTGGCCGCAGTAGGCTGCCTGGTCGACTCGGACGGAACCTGTCCAGAGTGCAAGGCCGATCGAGAAAACCTCTGCCCCTCCGGCGTGTTCACCTACAATTCGCCTGATAAGCACGGTACGGCTCCGGTTACTTATGGTGGCTACAGCGACAGTATTGTCGTGAACGAACATTTCGCGCTGCGTGTGCCTGAGAACCTCGACCTGGCCGGAACTGCCCCCCTGCTCTGTGCTGGGATTACGACCTATTCTCCGATCAAACGCTACGGGGTAGGGCCTGGGATGAAGGTTGGTATTGTCGGTCTGGGTGGGCTTGGGCACATGGGCGTGAAGTTCGCCCACGCGATGGGAGCTCATACGGTGGTCTTCACCAGATCGCCTGACAAAAAGGAAGATGCCCTGCGATTGGGGGCCGACGAGGTTATCATCTCTCGCAATGAAGATGAAATGCAGAAGCATGCCGGCAGTTTCAACTTCATCCTCGATACGGTCTCGGCCCCGCATGACATCAACGCGCTACTGGGCATGCTCGCCACCGACGGCAACCTGACTTTGGTCGGGGCCAGCGAACAACCGATGGAGGTCTCCGGGTTTTCGCTGCTGTTTGGACGCCGAAGCCTATCTGGATCAATCATTGGCGGCATTGCGGAAACACAGGAAATGCTCGATTACTGTGGTGAGAAGAACATCACGGCGGATGTCGAAGTGATTCCGATTCAGAAGGTCAACGAGGCGTACGAACGTCTTTTGAAATCAGACGTTAAGTATCGTTTTTGCATTGACATGGAATCGCTGAAAACCGCGTAA
- a CDS encoding AraC family transcriptional regulator, with the protein MSNTNPNSSSRMQADQQELSSRIAERMPRDGSQEVQPGLFFYRVTAPTQPTHAVCEPSLCVIAQGSKTVTMGDATFRYDPANYLITTMGVPLSAQIIEASSEQPYLSIRLQLDPSVITSVMVESGHVPSKGDGNVKAVDVSSLDAELLDATLRLVRLTEKPNEYEVLAPLVMREIVYRLLTSAQGDRMRHLTRFGGHAHRMVRAIESIRANFDQPIRIEDLAKDLSMSVSGFHVHFKTVTAMTPIQFQKQLRLQEARRLMLDNGLDAAQAGFQVGYEDASHFSREYKRHFGRPPMRDVEELRATAVAD; encoded by the coding sequence ATGAGTAATACCAACCCCAACTCGTCGTCTCGCATGCAGGCCGATCAGCAAGAACTCTCCTCGCGGATTGCCGAGCGAATGCCTCGCGATGGCAGCCAGGAAGTTCAGCCGGGCCTTTTCTTCTATCGAGTCACTGCCCCCACGCAGCCAACGCATGCCGTTTGCGAGCCTTCGCTGTGCGTGATTGCCCAGGGAAGCAAGACGGTCACCATGGGGGACGCCACGTTTCGCTACGATCCGGCGAACTACTTGATCACCACCATGGGCGTTCCGCTTTCGGCTCAGATTATCGAGGCGTCTTCGGAGCAACCGTATCTCAGCATTCGCCTGCAACTCGACCCTTCGGTGATCACCTCCGTGATGGTCGAATCAGGCCACGTTCCCAGCAAAGGTGACGGCAACGTCAAAGCGGTCGATGTCAGCAGTCTCGACGCCGAACTGCTCGATGCCACGTTGCGATTGGTGCGCCTGACAGAAAAGCCGAACGAGTATGAAGTCCTGGCGCCGCTGGTCATGCGCGAGATCGTCTACCGGCTACTCACTAGCGCGCAAGGAGACCGCATGCGACACCTGACGCGCTTCGGCGGTCATGCCCATCGCATGGTGCGGGCCATCGAATCCATCCGAGCCAACTTCGACCAGCCGATCCGCATCGAAGACCTCGCCAAAGACCTCAGCATGAGTGTCTCCGGCTTTCATGTGCACTTCAAAACGGTCACGGCAATGACCCCCATCCAATTTCAAAAACAGCTTCGCCTACAAGAAGCCAGGAGATTGATGCTGGACAACGGTCTCGACGCCGCACAAGCCGGATTCCAGGTCGGCTACGAAGATGCTTCCCACTTCAGCCGAGAATACAAACGCCACTTCGGCAGGCCACCGATGCGGGATGTGGAAGAACTACGGGCTACGGCGGTAGCTGACTAG
- the fabG gene encoding 3-oxoacyl-[acyl-carrier-protein] reductase — MSDALPVDLTGKTAIVTGASQGIGQQIAIGLGKRGAKVACVARSAEKLAETVAAIKEAGGEAEAFPCDVTSRESVEQLIDKVAEDWEKIDILVNNAGVTRDNLLPRMTDEEWDTVINTNLRGMFLFSRAASKYMMRARFGRIINISSVSGIMGNPGQTNYSASKAGMIGFTRSLSRELAGRKVTINAICPGFIESDMTKALGPAVEDEVKKRIPAKRMGKPEEIADAVLFLASDHAAYVTGQVLTVDGGMTG, encoded by the coding sequence ATGAGTGACGCACTTCCCGTTGATTTGACTGGCAAGACGGCCATCGTGACTGGAGCCTCGCAAGGGATTGGTCAGCAAATCGCCATTGGCTTGGGCAAGCGTGGCGCTAAGGTCGCTTGTGTCGCCCGAAGCGCTGAAAAGCTGGCCGAGACGGTCGCGGCTATCAAGGAAGCCGGTGGCGAAGCGGAAGCCTTCCCATGCGACGTAACTTCGCGAGAAAGCGTCGAACAGCTAATCGACAAGGTTGCCGAAGACTGGGAAAAGATCGATATTCTGGTAAACAATGCCGGCGTTACCCGCGACAACTTGCTTCCTCGTATGACCGACGAAGAATGGGATACGGTCATCAATACGAACCTGCGAGGCATGTTCCTGTTCAGCCGAGCCGCCTCGAAGTACATGATGCGTGCCCGATTTGGCCGTATCATCAACATCAGCAGCGTCTCCGGCATCATGGGCAACCCTGGCCAGACGAACTATTCGGCCTCGAAAGCCGGTATGATTGGCTTCACCCGCAGCCTGAGCCGCGAACTGGCCGGCCGCAAGGTGACGATCAACGCCATTTGCCCAGGCTTTATCGAATCCGACATGACCAAGGCCTTGGGCCCAGCGGTCGAAGACGAAGTCAAGAAACGTATTCCAGCTAAGCGGATGGGCAAGCCGGAAGAGATCGCGGACGCGGTCCTTTTCCTTGCCAGCGATCACGCTGCCTACGTCACCGGCCAGGTTCTGACCGTCGACGGCGGCATGACCGGCTAG